The region GCGTCGCCTTCAGCTCCTTGAGCGTCGAGCCCTCCCAGTCGCCGAAGGAAATCTCCACCAGTCTCGGATCGGTGCGATAGGCAAGCGGCGGCAGGCCCATGGCGGCGCGGACGATTTCCATCGTCGCGCGCGTGCGCCCGAGCGGGCTTGCGACGAAATCGAATGCATCGACCGTGTCGCCGAGAATTTCGCCAAGCGCCAGCCCGTTCTGCCGGGCCTGTTCCAGGCCCGTGGCATTCATCGGGATATCCTTCTGGCCCTGCAGGCGGCGCTCGGCATTCCAGTCGGTCTGACCGTGTCTGATCACGTAGATAAGCACGGGTCTCGGCTCCGGAATGCTTCAGTCCTTGACGACCGAAATGTCGGGCGCGTCGACCGCTTTCATGCCGATGACATGATAGCCGCTGTCGGCATGGTGGACTTCGCCGGTGACGGAGCGCGACAGGTCCGACAGCAGATAGAGGCCGACATCGCCGACTTCTTCGATGGTGACGGTCCGGCGCAGCGGCGCGTTATATTCGTTCCATTTCAGAATATAGCGGAAATCGCCGATGCCGGAGGCGGCGAGCGTCTTGATCGGGCCGGCCGAGACGGCGTTGACGCGGATGTTCTGCGGTCCGAGGTCGACGGCCAGATATTTGACGCTCGCTTCGAGCGCGGCCTTGGCGACGCCCATGACGTTATAGTTCGGCATCACTTTTTCGGCGCCGTAATAGGTCAGCGTCAGCATGGCGCCGCCATCGGTCATCAGCTTCTCGGCGCGGCGTGCGACCGAGGTGAAGGAATAGACGGAAATCTGCATCGTCTTGGCGAAATTGTCGGCCGAGGTGTCGACGTAACGGCCGGTCAGCTCGTCCTTGTCGGAGAAGCCGATCGCGTGCACGAGGAAATCGATCTTGCCCCAGAGCTTTTCGACGTTTGCGAAAACCTCGTCGATGGTGGCTTCGTCGGCAACGTCGCAGTGGCCGACCAGCGTCGCGCCGATTTCGGCGGCGAGCGGCTCGACGCGCTTCTTCAGCGCATCGCCCTGGTAGGTGAGCGCGACTTCTCCGCCCTGCGCATGAATGGCCTTGGCAATACCCCACGCAATCGAGCGATTGTTGGCGACACCCATGATGACGCCGCGTTTGCCTGCCATGAGGCCGGATGCTTGAGCCATATTTCGCTCCCTAGGAATTCTGATCGATCCTGCCTATGGCATAGGCCGTTAATCGGTTCAAGCTTGGCCTGGATCATCAACTGTTAGGTATCGTAACAAAGGGTGCGAAAGTCATAAATATTTCACAGGAACAGGCCTTCGCGCATGCTCCGCATGAGATCGGTGACTTTGTCGTCGGGCTTTTCCCACAGGATAATGCGCAATTCGACGACGAGATCGCCCCTGCCGCCCTCTTCGCGGGGCAATCCCTGGCCGGGGATTTTGATCGTCTTGTCAGAGCCGGACCACGCTGGGATAGTAACGTTGAGCGGCCCGCTCAGTCCCTCGATGCGCGCCTCGGTGCCGAGCACGGCATTTTCGATGCTGAGCGGCAGCACGGCATGCAGATCGAAACCGTCGACGGTGAAGCGCGGATCGGGCGCAATGCGAATGTTGATGACGGCATCGCCCCGCTGCATGCCCGGCAGCTTGAAGCCCTGTCCCTTGAGCCGCAGCTCGTGACCATCCTTGGTGCCGGGCGGCAACGCGAAACCGATCTCGCGACCCTCCGGCAGTGAGGCGGTAATCCAGCCGCTCTTCAGCACGTCGTCGATCGTCACCGTCGCCGTCGCCACCTCGTCGGGTGCTTTTTCGAGGCCCGTATCCTTGGCGCCGGTGAACCGGCGCACCAGGGATGTCAGGATACTGAGCGGCAGGGGCAGGTTGGCGCCGGCATTGCCTGCCATCTCAGCGGCGTCTTCGTCGCCCCTGGTGTCGGCCTCCGCGGCATCGCCATCCACGCGCCTGCCGGCCTCGCTCGCCTGCTGGCTCTGGGTCTGTTGGTTCTGGGCCTGCTGATTCTGGCTCTGCTGATTTTGGGCCTGCTGATATTGCGCCTGCTGCGCGCGGCCCTGCGCCTGGCCGCCGCCGGCAGCGCGTGCCTGGGCGCCGAAAATGCGCTCGACCATCTCGTCGGCCGGCTCGGCCGATCCTGCCTGTTGTCTGGCGCTCTCGGCCGCCGCCTTCTGGGCGGCGCGTGCAAGCTCTTCCATCACCCGCTCGGCATTGGCCTGCGCCGCCTTGGCGCGCACGGCAGCCTCACGCGCAGCCTGGCGCTGCTGCATGATCGTCTGTTCCTGCTTCTTGGTTTCCGCCATCCGCACCGCATTGTCGAACAGGCTGCGTTTGCGCGGGTCCTTCAACGTTTCATAGGCGCGGCCGATCTCGGCGAACCGGGCCGTCGCCGTCGGGTCGCCCTGATTGTGGTCGGGATGGGCCGATTTGGCCATGTTGCGCCAGGCCGCCTTGATCTCGTCTGCCGCCGCGTCGCGTTTGACGCCCAGAATTTTATAAGGATCGCGCATGTCAAACCGCCGGTGTTGCGATGCGGGAAGCCACGTCCTTGCCCGGCATCCCGAAATTCCAAAATCAAAGCCAATATCAACTCGTCACGTGCCATCCCGCCCCAACGGCATGGACAGCCACTCTCAACCCCGATCGTGCGCGGGAGTTGCTAATCACTTCTTATTTCTATGGAGAGATGTGGAGTGTTTTGCGCCGAATGGTTAGCTCTTTGCTAAGCATTCGGCAGAGAGCCGTCAGGCGTTAACCTGTCGGGCCGGATCGGCTCCCAATCAGCTTTCCCGCCGGAAATTAACTTTCCGGCTGGAAGCTTAGGAGCTGCCAGTTGCCGCCGCCGACGAGGCAAGTCTTGCCGTAGAATTTGGCGATGCCGACATAGGAATGCCGCGTCGTGCGGAACTGGCGGCAGACCTGGCCTGATTCGTTGTTCTCGACGATCGTATCGATGACGCCGGCACTGCCCGTCGATGCATTCGCCCAGGGAAGCGGCTGGCCCT is a window of Rhizobium sp. N324 DNA encoding:
- a CDS encoding histidine phosphatase family protein, whose translation is MLIYVIRHGQTDWNAERRLQGQKDIPMNATGLEQARQNGLALGEILGDTVDAFDFVASPLGRTRATMEIVRAAMGLPPLAYRTDPRLVEISFGDWEGSTLKELKATQRERVAERNASKWDFIPPGDDAESYEILSWRTGSWLQSVDRPTVCVTHGGVIRTLFQMIADLPKSSAAEGGIPQDQIVRIDTGERTIVWL
- the fabI gene encoding enoyl-ACP reductase FabI gives rise to the protein MAQASGLMAGKRGVIMGVANNRSIAWGIAKAIHAQGGEVALTYQGDALKKRVEPLAAEIGATLVGHCDVADEATIDEVFANVEKLWGKIDFLVHAIGFSDKDELTGRYVDTSADNFAKTMQISVYSFTSVARRAEKLMTDGGAMLTLTYYGAEKVMPNYNVMGVAKAALEASVKYLAVDLGPQNIRVNAVSAGPIKTLAASGIGDFRYILKWNEYNAPLRRTVTIEEVGDVGLYLLSDLSRSVTGEVHHADSGYHVIGMKAVDAPDISVVKD
- a CDS encoding J domain-containing protein, yielding MRDPYKILGVKRDAAADEIKAAWRNMAKSAHPDHNQGDPTATARFAEIGRAYETLKDPRKRSLFDNAVRMAETKKQEQTIMQQRQAAREAAVRAKAAQANAERVMEELARAAQKAAAESARQQAGSAEPADEMVERIFGAQARAAGGGQAQGRAQQAQYQQAQNQQSQNQQAQNQQTQSQQASEAGRRVDGDAAEADTRGDEDAAEMAGNAGANLPLPLSILTSLVRRFTGAKDTGLEKAPDEVATATVTIDDVLKSGWITASLPEGREIGFALPPGTKDGHELRLKGQGFKLPGMQRGDAVINIRIAPDPRFTVDGFDLHAVLPLSIENAVLGTEARIEGLSGPLNVTIPAWSGSDKTIKIPGQGLPREEGGRGDLVVELRIILWEKPDDKVTDLMRSMREGLFL